In a single window of the Gossypium hirsutum isolate 1008001.06 chromosome A13, Gossypium_hirsutum_v2.1, whole genome shotgun sequence genome:
- the LOC107895269 gene encoding proton pump-interactor 1, which translates to MGVEVVGSEMAKVSVDKATEVEKSLVHDKENGKLDKDPVHSEPIKFGSNIEESNKGEEKNASDANFPSDAVVEWPAPKQIHSFYFVRYRPYDDPKIKAKIDQADKEVQKWNKARFQLTDEIKAYKSDRAELLSQVKALNIDFEQFKTMLGEKKKELEPLQQALGKLRNNNNEGGRGGICSSEEELNDFIYSLQYRIQHESIPLSEEKQLLREIKQLEGTREKVIANAAMRAKIQESLGQKEAIQDQVKLMGVDLDGVRKEQNAIWSKKKQIKEKVNAIESKIESLQEELNAVIQKKNKAYETMQQLWKQRDEANAHFYQSRSLLNKAKELAAKKDIKALEELSTVEAEKFMALWSSKKAVRDDYEKRILPSLDQRQLSRDGRIRNPDEKPLVVQETPVPSETVTIPKPSIRQPKEEAKPSPEPDSKPPKKVQKDVESKAKISKSSPENGIVEEKEISGLGMLQKDTTAVKEVDEAKLKEMKREEEIAKAKQAMERKKKKAEEKAAKAAKRAEKEAEKKLKEREKKAKKKAAAASASSANVEEPTETVAEVPEPEKDVNAEEPVPAPVPVKNKVQKENTVRYKNRSRARESLPRPVLKRKKSTNYWIWAAPAAVVVLILIALAYYYLV; encoded by the exons ATGGGTGTTGAAGTTGTGGGATCAGAAATGGCTAAAGTATCTGTTGACAAAGCAACTGAAGTTGAGAAATCACTTGTTCATGATAAGGAAAATGGGAAACTTGACAAGGATCCGGTTCATAGCGAGCCCATTAAATTCGGTTCCAATATTGAGGAATCAAATAAGGGAGAAGAGAAAAATGCATCTGATGCCAACTTTCCGAGCGATGCAGTTGTTGAGTGGCCTGCGCCTAAGCAGATCcactctttttattttgttaggtATCGCCCTTATGATGATCCGAAGATAAAGGCCAAAATTGATCAGGCTGATAAGGAGGTGCAAAAGTGGAATAAAGCCAGGTTTCAGCTTACTGATGAAATTAAAGCGTACAAG TCTGATCGAGCAGAGTTGCTTTCTCAAGTGAAAGCCCTAAATATTGATTTCGAGCAATTTAAGACAATGTTAGGTGAGAAAAAGAAGGAACTGGAACCACTGCAGCAGGCTTTAGGCAAGCTTCGCAATAATAACAATGAGGGTGGTCGTGGTGGTATATGTTCGTCTGAGGAAGAGCTCAATGATTTT ATCTATAGCCTTCAATATCGCATCCAGCATGAAAGCATCCCGTTGTCCGAGGAGAAGCAACTTCTTAGAGAAATTAAACAACTAGAGGGGACCCGGGAAAAAGTTATTGCTAATGCTGCGATGAGAGCAAAGATTCAGGAATCACTTGGTCAGAAAGAAGCCATTCAAGATCAAGTTAAA CTTATGGGTGTTGATTTGGATGGCGTAAGGAAGGAACAAAATGCGATCTGGTCTAAGAAAAagcaaattaaagaaaaagtcaATGCCATAGAGAGTAAAATCGAATCTTTACAGGAGGAGCTGAATGCTGTAATCCAGAAGAAGAACAAAGCTTATGAAACCATGCAACAACTGTGGAAACAACGTGATGAGGCG aatgCTCACTTTTACCAGAGCCGGTCTCTTTTAAACAAAGCCAAAGAGCTAGCTGCAAAGAAAGATATAAAGGCTCTTGAGGAGCTTTCGACTGTCGAG GCCGAGAAGTTTATGGCTCTGTGGAGTAGCAAGAAAGCTGTCAGGGACGATTATGAGAAAAGAATTCTGCCATCCCTGGATCAGCGGCAATTAAGTCGGGATGGTCGGATCAGGAATCCTGATGAGAAACCACTGGTTGTACAAGAGACACCGGTGCCTTCTGAAACTGTAACAATTCCAAAACCTAGCATCCGACAACCAAAGGAAGAAGCCAAACCCTCTCCCGAACCAGATAGTAAACCTCCAAAAAAGGTCCAGAAAGATGTTGAGAGCAaagcaaaaatttcaaaatcGTCTCCCGAGAATGGTATTGTGGAAGAGAAAGAGATCTCTGGATTGGGCATGTTGCAAAAGGACACTACTGCAGTCAAGGAAGTTGATGAAGCAAAACTGAAAGAAATGAAGAGAGAAGAGGAAATAGCAAAAGCCAAGCAAGCCatggaaaggaaaaagaagaaggctgaagaaaAAGCAGCCAAAGCAGCTAAAAGAGCTGAAAAGGAAGCTGAAAAGAAGCTCAAG GAGCGTGAAAAGAAAGCAAAGAAGAAGGCAGCAGCAGCATCTGCAAGCAGCGCAAATGTTGAGGAACCAACCGAAACTGTTGCAGAGGTTCCAGAACCAGAGAAAGATGTTAATGCTGAGGAACCTGTTCCTGCCCCCGTTCCGGTGAAGAATAAAGTTCAGAAGGAGAATACAGTAAGGTACAAGAATCGAAGTAGAGCACGGGAGTCACTTCCTAGACCTGTCCTGAAACGTAAGAAGTCGACCAACTACTGGATATGGGCGGCTCCTGCTGCGGTTGTGGTGCTGATACTTATAGCTTTGGCTTACTATTATCTTGTTTGA